In Streptomyces sp. NBC_01707, a genomic segment contains:
- a CDS encoding M60 family metallopeptidase has product MRKPPFSAVSSSIPTSSSSSVGRRSVLAAAAGVGAAAALGATAQSAPAATRSAAGSARPVKVTVTARPAAEAERLRLGQALRGSEFQPTGLYVPAGAALSFTVQPHDGLLPTLRIGTWDYYGEVTEPRSYPLTAGANTVTDPHGGPVYLTLAGSGERAGVVFRSGAVPMPVFTLGRTSEADYQHQLDTLTSSPYVELHAPHTIMTLTRDGALLYRGEDHAALLELVETIIDSHARISGLDGTRPVHRRKAGPYHFTEVSKVPTGVGAYATHGYNGFPRAYLDRATTVEGLRTRGWGLYHELGHLHQQMAYKPGGLTEVTVNIYSLAAQRTLRQPSNLLTVDATTGLTYFRSAQHKFGTAGLTYEKSFGAYEKLVPLRQLELAFGDDFWPRLHKLVREENPQSDYTETDKRYRALATYSSRVAGYDLTDFYVNTWAFPIDATGKAELAALRLPKPPVDPSTLTD; this is encoded by the coding sequence ATGCGTAAGCCCCCTTTCTCCGCCGTCAGCTCCTCGATCCCGACGTCGAGCTCCTCCTCCGTCGGCCGCCGGTCGGTTCTCGCCGCGGCCGCCGGCGTCGGAGCCGCTGCCGCGCTCGGCGCCACCGCACAGTCCGCCCCGGCCGCGACACGAAGCGCCGCCGGATCCGCCCGCCCCGTGAAGGTGACCGTGACCGCCCGGCCCGCCGCCGAGGCGGAGCGGCTGCGGCTCGGACAGGCCCTTCGCGGCTCCGAGTTCCAGCCCACCGGCCTGTACGTCCCGGCCGGAGCCGCGCTCTCCTTCACCGTCCAGCCCCACGACGGCCTGTTGCCCACCCTCCGGATCGGCACCTGGGACTACTACGGCGAGGTCACCGAGCCCCGCAGCTACCCGCTGACCGCGGGCGCGAACACCGTGACCGACCCGCACGGCGGTCCCGTGTACCTGACCCTGGCGGGGAGCGGCGAGCGGGCCGGCGTGGTCTTCCGGTCCGGTGCCGTACCGATGCCGGTCTTCACACTGGGCCGCACCTCCGAGGCCGACTACCAGCACCAACTCGACACGCTGACCAGCTCGCCGTACGTCGAACTCCACGCCCCGCACACGATCATGACGCTCACCCGCGACGGCGCGCTCCTGTACCGCGGCGAGGACCATGCCGCGCTTCTCGAACTGGTCGAGACGATCATCGACTCGCACGCCCGGATCAGCGGCCTCGACGGTACGAGGCCGGTGCACCGGCGCAAGGCGGGGCCGTACCACTTCACCGAGGTCAGCAAGGTGCCGACCGGTGTCGGCGCCTACGCCACGCACGGCTACAACGGCTTCCCCCGCGCCTATCTCGACCGGGCCACCACAGTGGAAGGGCTGCGCACTCGCGGCTGGGGGCTGTACCACGAACTCGGCCACCTCCACCAGCAGATGGCGTACAAGCCGGGCGGTCTGACCGAGGTCACGGTCAACATCTATTCGCTGGCCGCACAGCGCACCCTGCGGCAGCCGTCCAACCTGCTCACGGTCGACGCGACGACCGGGCTCACCTATTTCCGGTCCGCGCAACACAAGTTCGGCACGGCGGGGCTCACGTACGAGAAGTCCTTCGGCGCCTACGAGAAGCTCGTCCCACTGCGCCAGCTGGAGCTCGCCTTCGGGGACGACTTCTGGCCTCGCCTGCACAAGCTGGTGCGCGAGGAGAACCCGCAGTCGGACTACACGGAGACCGACAAGCGCTACCGGGCACTCGCCACCTACTCCAGCCGTGTCGCCGGATACGACCTCACGGACTTCTACGTGAACACCTGGGCGTTCCCGATCGACGCCACGGGCAAGGCGGAACTGGCGGCGCTCCGCCTGCCGAAGCCGCCCGTCGACCCGAGCACGCTGACCGACTGA